CGGACTGAAATAGTCCAGCATGGCGCGGGCGCTCAGATCTTCTCCCGTCTTTTCCTTCAGCAACTTACGCCAGTCGGCACTGCTGCCTGGCCGCATGATGTCCGCGATGAATTTACCGACTTCCTGGTTGCCGAAATAATTCGTCGCGTGGGGATCCTGTTTGAGGATGTTCCTGGCGATGTGATCGTGCACCTGGAACAGCAGGATAAAACTGAGTGCATAGTCATAATACTGTGCAGGGTCGTCGTTGATGTGGATCTTGGTTGCCGCATCGCAATAGTCTTCACCCCGCTCAACCGGCGGCACAATGCCCTGGTACTGTCTGACGATCTCCCACCAGCGCTTGTTCCACTGATCCGAAGGAAGACGCTTGGCGTACAGTTCATATTCGAAATGACTCATTGTCCCTGCGCTCCAGGGAATGAATACGACATAGTTCAAGGCATCCTTGAGCAGGTGTTTCATCTCATCCATCTTGGTTGTGGAATCAACCAGGCCAAGTCCGGCGGCAAAGGGTTGCTGCATGGCTGCAAGACCCATCATGCTGCCAAGCGCCTCGTGATATGCCCGGTTTGCCCCCTCCCTCAGGAGGTAAGGTACTTCAGGATTGCTGTAAGAAATGTAATAATAGATGTGCCCGTATTCATGATGCACCGTCTCGTACCATTCGGCATTCGGCACGATACTCATGAGCGACCGAACATCGTTTTCCAGGTCCATGTGCCAGGCGGAAGCGTGGGTGTTCTTTTTATAACCGGCATCTTTCGGAACCGGATACAGGCTGGATTTTTCCCAGAATGATTTCGGAAGTTCCGGAAAGCCGAGTGAAACATAGAACTTCTCACCCTGACGGGCGACCCATTCGGCATCTTTCAGCTGTAGCGCGCTGTCGAGGTTGAGTCCTTCCACGGTGACCATCTCACTCCAGTCCTGTCCCCAACGATTGCTCAGCCAGTGCGCAGGCAGGAATTCCGGCACATTTTTTACCCCATACTTCTTTGAAAGCTCATAGCGCATGTACGTATGGAGCTCGCGGTACAGCGGATAAAGTTCCTTGTTGAAGCGATCCAACAGGCTCATCATCTCGTCGGTGCTCATTCCGTAATCGGAAACCTGGTAGGTGAAATAATCGGGGTAGCCGAGTCCTTCCACCACTTTGTTTCGCAGGTCGCGCAGGTTCATCAGACCGGGCTTCAACTCCGCGCCTACCGCCTTGCTGGCCTCCCAGGCCTTGCGGCGCATGGTCGTATCCCTGACATCGGCGAGCATGGAGTCGATGTCGTTCGGGGTGACTTCCTTTCCGTCGATTGAAAACTTATAACCGTATAAGTTCTCCGTTTGAGCCGTTCCGGCCCGGATAAGCTCCTTCACCGTCTCCGAAGCCGACTCCGGATTACCGGCTGCGAGGTACAGGATCTTCTTCAGTTGCTTGACCTGCAAGGCTGTCAGGTCCTTCTCATGCTCCAGATACTTTCTTGCCTTTTCGATATTCTCCTTACTACCGGTAAAATTGGCCATCGCTTCATCGGCAATGCGGGATTCATAAGCGTTCACGGTATCACCCGCCACGATGTGGGTATTGACCTTCCACTGGCCTTCACTGGAAGCCGTATATAACTCACGGTACTTCTTGTTGTAATCGTCCAAATAGGTCTGAACTTCTTGTTGAATACCCTGCTGGGTGTTTCCGCACGAAGCGAGTACGATCAACAAAGCGGGGAGGAACTTCGATAGGCTTTTCATCCGATGGGTTTATCCTGCAAAACTACGCATTCGCCAAGTTTTGAAGCGCCTTAGCTTTCCCTTCAATGCTGCGGTTCCCGACAAGCCCGAAAAGCGCGTCTAGCAAGGGATTTCAGGCTTTCTAGTTTAAAATGACGTTAAAATGCCTTACATTAGTCGCTCTTCCTTCTTTTACATCTTATACAACACAAACGTGAAACTCACCTCTAAACCTGGAATGCTGCAGTCATTCCTTTTTCCGCGCCTCAACAGCAACTTTGGTTCACTTTCCCGGAAAAGTACTTTCTCCCTACTGGCGCTGCTTGGATGCCTCTTGATTTCGGCCAGGTTGAAAGCAGGAGATGCTTGTATGCAGTTGCCCATTTCACTTGCCGACCGCGTCAACCAGTCCGAGCTGATCATTGAAGGTGAAATCATCAGCAGCCAGTCGAAGTGGAATGTTGAACGAAACATGATCTTCACGGTAAGCCAGATTCGTGTCTTCAAACTGTTTAAAGGCAGCTTATCAGGCTCGGTAGTTACACTGCTTACGGAAGGAGGCCAGGATGGACTTGATCTCATTGAAGTAGGCAATGAATTCATGCCGGTCGTCGGCGAGCAAGGCGTGTTCATGCTCAAAACGAACTCGAAGATTCCGAACCTGGCCATTCGGTTTCAGGGCCCACTCTATACCTGCTTCATGGCACATCAAAGTACGGTCATGTACAACCTCTTTGATAAAACAGCCAACAGTCCGTTTCAACAATTCAACAGTATTCCATACGGACTATATCCGGCCATTCATCAGATCACCGGGCAGTACCACACGGAATTGATTACAAATACCCGGCTCAACCAGGCCTTGCAGCAAACACAGTCAGGAAATCAGGTGTACGCGGTCCCGACTATCACCTCGTTCACTCCGACGACGATCACCGCCGGCACCCGCAGCCTGCTTACCATCAACGGTACCAATTTCGGTGCATCGCGAGGAGCAGGTTTCGTCGAGTTTCGCAATGCCAACGATGGAGGTGCCAGCTGGGTCCAGGCCAAAGCAAGTGACTACCGAACCTGGACCAACACACAGATCACGGTCTGGGTTCCCTCCAGTTCACTTTCCAACGGCCCTTCCGCCGGAACCGGCCAGATCCGGGTCACGAACAACGATCCGAATATCGCCACCAGTACAGGAACACTGACGGTCACCTATTCTGTCATCAACGTGGAATTCGACGGCAAGGGTCAGTACACGGAACACCAGAACGACAATACCACAGGTGGCTACACCTTCCAATGCGAAGCCGCCACCTTTGCCGCGAATGCCCCTGCTGTCGCCGCCTTTACCCGTGCCATGAACACCTGGACCTGCAGTACCAACATGAATTGGATCCTGGGAGCAAACACAGCCGTGGACACTGCACTTGCCGATGGCATCAATATCGTTCGCTTTGACAAAGGCCCCAGCCTGCCTGCCGGTGTATTGGGCAGAGCTACTAGCCGGTTTTCCGGTTGTATCAATGCAGCGGCTCCCAGCGATACCGTCTGGACAGTCACCGAAGTCGATGTCGTGTACGATGATGGTGCTGCCGGCCTTTCCTGGAATTTCTCGACAGCCAACGCCACCTTCTCGCAAATCGACTTTGAAACGGTCACTGTACACGAATTGGGGCACGCGCATCAGTTGCAGCACATCATCAATTCGGGCGCGATCATGCACTACTCCATCTCGAATGGTCAAACCTCCCGGGTGCTCTCGCCTACGATCGATGTCCCGGCCGGAAATTTCGTCATGACCCGGAGTACCGCAGCCCACGGAGCCTGCAAACCTTCTCCCATGACGAGCCTCTCTCTGGCGGCCTCCGTTTCCATTGCCGCCAGTCCGGGAACCAGCGTTTGTTCGAACACCAGTGTGACATTTACGGCTACCCCCGTCCTACCCGCCGGAACCGCCACTTATACCTGGAAAAAGAACGGCGTTACGGTTGGCACGAACAGCACCACCTACACGAATGCATCCTGGGTCAACGGCGATCAGGTACAAGTAGTGATGAGCGTCTCGGGCGGTTGCAATCAAACCGTCAATTCGAATACGCTCACCATGACGGTCAGCACGGCTGTTACCGCATCCGTCAGTATCGCCGCTTCACCTGGCACAACCGTCTGCAACGGGACGAATGTGACCTTCACCGCTACCCCCACCAACGGAGGCACGACACCTGCTTACCAATGGAAATTAAACGGAAGTAACGTCGGTACCAACAGCCCCACCTACTCGAACGCCGCTCTGGCGAACGGAAACACCGTCTCTTGCGTGATGACCAGCAATGCCAATTGCGTAACCGGTAGTCCCGCAACATCCAACGCCCTGACCATGACGGTGAACACAACACCATCGGTCTCGATCTCTCCTGCAACGGTTACAATCTGTTCCGGACAAAGCACGACCCTCACCGCTTCCGGTGCCTCGACCTACGCATGGTCGCCGGGCGGTGCGACAACCGCGGCCATCACGGTAACTCCCGGAGCAACCACCACTTATACCGTCATTGGCACGACCGGCTCCTGCACGGCTTCCGCTACGAGGTTGGTAACGGTGAACACGACTCCTTCGGTTTCTATATCACCTGCATCCGCAACGATCTGTTCCGGACAAAGCACGACCCTGACGGCATCGGGCGCGACTTCCTACAGTTGGGCTCCCGGTGGAGCGATAACCGCCGCTGTTACGGTGAACCCCGGCGCTACAACCACCTACACCGTCATCGGCACTACCGGTTCGTGTACCGCCTCCGCAACCCGACTGGTAACGGTCAATACAACGCCTACTGTTTCGATTTCTCCCGCAACAGCAACTATTTGTTCCGGACAAAGCACGACGCTGACGGCCTCAGGAGCAACCAGCTACAGTTGGACTCCCGGCGGAGCAATCACCGCCGCCGTTACGGTGTCACCCGGAGCCACTACCACCTACACCGTCATCGGTACTACCGGCTCGTGTACCGCTTCTGCTACGCGATTGGTAACCGTCAATACGACCCCGACCATCACGATTTCTCCTGCTTCGACAACGATCTGTAACGGTAGCAGCACCACACTCACCGCTTCCGGCGGAACCACTTACTCCTGGACTCCGGGAGGAGCGACGACGGCTGCCATTACGGTATCGCCCACCACCACAACCGCTTACACAGTGGTCGGCACTTCGGGTAGTTGCAGCGCCAATGCCATCGCAACCGTCACCGTAACGCAGGTTCCGATCGCGGTGAGTCCCACCAGTACAACCATCTGCTCCGGACAGAACACCACGCTCACCGCTTCCGGCGCCACCACGTATTCCTGGTCGCCGGGTGGAGCCACTACCGCTGCCGTTACGGTCGCGCCGACCAGTACAACCACTTATACCGTGACCGGAACAGTCAGCGGCTGTACGAAGACCGCGACAGCCACCGTCAATGTCACCACCGTCAGCGTTTCCATCTCGCCGGCATCGACGACCATTTGCGCCGGCCAAAGCACGACCCTGACCGCTTCCGGTGCGACTACCTATGCCTGGACGCCTGGAGGAGCTACTACGGCCGCCATTACGGTATCGCCCACCACCACAACAGCGTATACCGTTGTCGGAACTACCGCAGGTTGCAGCGTTAATGCCATTGCAACCGTCACCGTTACTTCCCTCCCAACCATCACCATCTCCCCTGCTTCGACAACGATCTGTAACGGCAGCAGCACAACGCTGACGGCTTCCGGAGGAACCAGCTATTCGTGGACACCTGGTGGAGCGACAACAGCGGCCATTACGGTATCGCCCACCGCGACTACTGCTTATACGGTAGTCGGCACTTCCGCCGGCTGCAGCGCCAATGCCATCGCAACCGTCACCGTGACGCAGGTTCCGATCGCGGTGAGTCCCACCAGCACGACCATCTGCTCCGGACAGAACACCACGCTCACCGCTTCCGGTGCTACCACGTATTCCTGGTCGCCGGGTGGAGCCACTACCGCTGCAATTACAGTCGCACCGAACAGCGCGACTACCTATACTGTGACCGGCACTGTCAGCGGTTGTACGAAGACCGCCACAGCCACCGTCAATGTCACCACCGTCAACATCGCCATCTCTCCGCCTACTGCCAGTATTTGTCCGGGAGGCAACATCACCCTGACCGCTTCCGGCGGAACCACTTATGTCTGGGCGCCTGGTGGCGCTACGACCGCGGCCGTAACCGTATCTCCGACTAGTACGACAACCTATACCGTCACCAGCGCAAGCGGCGGCTGTCCGGGAAGCGCCACGCGTGTGGTGACGGTCAATCCCTCCGTTACTGCAAGCATCAACATCGCGCCGACACCCGGCAATTCCATTTGCAGCGGAACCTCCGTGCTGTTTACCGCAACGATTTCGAATGGAGGCGCCAGTCCGGTTTATCAATGGACACGAAACGGCACTACTGTTGGACCGAATGCTAACGCTTACCCGACTTCCACCCTTTCCAATGGCGATATCATTTCCTGCACACTGACCAGCAATGCCGCTTGTGTCACCAATCCTACGGTGGTGTCCAATCCGGTAACCATGACGGTCAGCGGCGGCCTGCCGACGATCAGCTCCTTCACACCTACCAGCGGCACATCCGGCACCATTGTTACGATCAACGGCACGAACTTCGTCGGGGTCAGTGCGGTGAAGTTCAACGGAACCAATGCCTCGTTCACGGTGGTGAACGCTACCCAGATCACCGCTACGGTTCCGGCCGGCGCCACCACAGGACTGATCAGTGTCACCAACAACTGTGGAACCGGAAACAGTGCAACCAACTTCACCGTAGGTGCAGCCACTGCTAACCTGAGTCTTCAGGTCTTGTTACAGGGCATGTATATCGGCAGCGGACAAATGATCGCGGCCATCAACCCATCCGGAAATCCGAATGCCTGCGATACGATCACCGTATCCCTGGCTGCCGCCACATCACCCTATGCCATCCTGTATTCGAACAAGGATACCATCAACCTCTCCGGACTCGGCGTCTTTACGTTCCCTGGCGCAGTCATCGGCAACAGTTATTACATCGTCGTTCGCCACCGCAATAGTCTCGAAACCTGGAGTGCAGCACCGGTATCCTTCAGCAGTTCGAACATTTCGTACAATTTCCAAAACTCCGCCGCGCAAGCCTATGGCAGCAACCAGGCCAGCCTGGGAGGTGGCAAGTTCGGACTCCATTCAGGTGATACGAATCAAGATGACCTCATTGAGGCTTCCGACTATTCCGCGGTAGAGAATGCGGTTCAGTCCTTCCTCTTCGGCTATGTAGCCACCGATCTGAACGGGGATCAATTGGTAGAGGCATCCGATTATTCGCTGGTCGAGAACAACAGCTTGCTGTTCCTGTTCACTGCTGCACCCTAAGCGCCAATATCTGAACGTTCTGAAAATCAAGGGGGAAAATCTCTGCAGCAGCCGATAACTTGATTTCAGTTGAAAATTCGTATATTTGCAACCGCCTAAACAGCAAATTCTGCTCTTTAGGCGGACACGGGGGATTAGCTCAGCTGGCTAGAGCGTTTGCATGGCATGCAAAAGGTCATCGGTTCGACTCCGATATTCTCCACTCAAAAGGCTGACCGTTTGGTCGGCCTTTTTTTTTACCCTGTCACGTGTACGGCATTGATTAAATTCGGCGGATCATGAGCATCAGTTACTGGGAACGTACGTCCTTTTTCGCACCCGCGGATGTCCTCATCATCGGCAGCGGGATTGTCGGGCTGAATGCCGCTTTGTACCTGAAACGGAAATCCCCCGAACTCACCGTCACCATCATCGACCGGGGGATCCTGCCCTTCGGAGCGTCCACCCGCAACGCAGGTTTTGCCTGCTTCGGTAGTCCGTCCGAGATACTGGCCGATCTGAAAAAGCAGAACGAAGATGCGGTCTTCTCGCTGGTCGAACGCCGCTGGAAAGGACTGTTGCGGTTACGGGAAAATCTCGGTGACGCGACGATTGCCTATGAAGCCTTCGGCAGCCACGAAGTATTCCGCAAGGAAGACGAAGTCCTTTATCAGACTTGCCTTGAGCAACTCCCCTATCTGAATCGTCAACTGAAGACCATCACAGGCACCGACGAGAACTACGGCATCA
This genomic stretch from Bacteroidota bacterium harbors:
- a CDS encoding M2 family metallopeptidase, which encodes MKSLSKFLPALLIVLASCGNTQQGIQQEVQTYLDDYNKKYRELYTASSEGQWKVNTHIVAGDTVNAYESRIADEAMANFTGSKENIEKARKYLEHEKDLTALQVKQLKKILYLAAGNPESASETVKELIRAGTAQTENLYGYKFSIDGKEVTPNDIDSMLADVRDTTMRRKAWEASKAVGAELKPGLMNLRDLRNKVVEGLGYPDYFTYQVSDYGMSTDEMMSLLDRFNKELYPLYRELHTYMRYELSKKYGVKNVPEFLPAHWLSNRWGQDWSEMVTVEGLNLDSALQLKDAEWVARQGEKFYVSLGFPELPKSFWEKSSLYPVPKDAGYKKNTHASAWHMDLENDVRSLMSIVPNAEWYETVHHEYGHIYYYISYSNPEVPYLLREGANRAYHEALGSMMGLAAMQQPFAAGLGLVDSTTKMDEMKHLLKDALNYVVFIPWSAGTMSHFEYELYAKRLPSDQWNKRWWEIVRQYQGIVPPVERGEDYCDAATKIHINDDPAQYYDYALSFILLFQVHDHIARNILKQDPHATNYFGNQEVGKFIADIMRPGSSADWRKLLKEKTGEDLSARAMLDYFSPLMDWLKKENAGRTYTLPEMK
- a CDS encoding IPT/TIG domain-containing protein → MQLPISLADRVNQSELIIEGEIISSQSKWNVERNMIFTVSQIRVFKLFKGSLSGSVVTLLTEGGQDGLDLIEVGNEFMPVVGEQGVFMLKTNSKIPNLAIRFQGPLYTCFMAHQSTVMYNLFDKTANSPFQQFNSIPYGLYPAIHQITGQYHTELITNTRLNQALQQTQSGNQVYAVPTITSFTPTTITAGTRSLLTINGTNFGASRGAGFVEFRNANDGGASWVQAKASDYRTWTNTQITVWVPSSSLSNGPSAGTGQIRVTNNDPNIATSTGTLTVTYSVINVEFDGKGQYTEHQNDNTTGGYTFQCEAATFAANAPAVAAFTRAMNTWTCSTNMNWILGANTAVDTALADGINIVRFDKGPSLPAGVLGRATSRFSGCINAAAPSDTVWTVTEVDVVYDDGAAGLSWNFSTANATFSQIDFETVTVHELGHAHQLQHIINSGAIMHYSISNGQTSRVLSPTIDVPAGNFVMTRSTAAHGACKPSPMTSLSLAASVSIAASPGTSVCSNTSVTFTATPVLPAGTATYTWKKNGVTVGTNSTTYTNASWVNGDQVQVVMSVSGGCNQTVNSNTLTMTVSTAVTASVSIAASPGTTVCNGTNVTFTATPTNGGTTPAYQWKLNGSNVGTNSPTYSNAALANGNTVSCVMTSNANCVTGSPATSNALTMTVNTTPSVSISPATVTICSGQSTTLTASGASTYAWSPGGATTAAITVTPGATTTYTVIGTTGSCTASATRLVTVNTTPSVSISPASATICSGQSTTLTASGATSYSWAPGGAITAAVTVNPGATTTYTVIGTTGSCTASATRLVTVNTTPTVSISPATATICSGQSTTLTASGATSYSWTPGGAITAAVTVSPGATTTYTVIGTTGSCTASATRLVTVNTTPTITISPASTTICNGSSTTLTASGGTTYSWTPGGATTAAITVSPTTTTAYTVVGTSGSCSANAIATVTVTQVPIAVSPTSTTICSGQNTTLTASGATTYSWSPGGATTAAVTVAPTSTTTYTVTGTVSGCTKTATATVNVTTVSVSISPASTTICAGQSTTLTASGATTYAWTPGGATTAAITVSPTTTTAYTVVGTTAGCSVNAIATVTVTSLPTITISPASTTICNGSSTTLTASGGTSYSWTPGGATTAAITVSPTATTAYTVVGTSAGCSANAIATVTVTQVPIAVSPTSTTICSGQNTTLTASGATTYSWSPGGATTAAITVAPNSATTYTVTGTVSGCTKTATATVNVTTVNIAISPPTASICPGGNITLTASGGTTYVWAPGGATTAAVTVSPTSTTTYTVTSASGGCPGSATRVVTVNPSVTASINIAPTPGNSICSGTSVLFTATISNGGASPVYQWTRNGTTVGPNANAYPTSTLSNGDIISCTLTSNAACVTNPTVVSNPVTMTVSGGLPTISSFTPTSGTSGTIVTINGTNFVGVSAVKFNGTNASFTVVNATQITATVPAGATTGLISVTNNCGTGNSATNFTVGAATANLSLQVLLQGMYIGSGQMIAAINPSGNPNACDTITVSLAAATSPYAILYSNKDTINLSGLGVFTFPGAVIGNSYYIVVRHRNSLETWSAAPVSFSSSNISYNFQNSAAQAYGSNQASLGGGKFGLHSGDTNQDDLIEASDYSAVENAVQSFLFGYVATDLNGDQLVEASDYSLVENNSLLFLFTAAP